One genomic region from Pseudoduganella dura encodes:
- a CDS encoding GlcG/HbpS family heme-binding protein, giving the protein MNHPLTLAEANAILHAALADARSRNMPPVAVVVLDAAGHPVALQREDGASMLRADIALGKAWAAAGMGAAGSVLHGRAQGNPAFFNALAATGQGKFIPQAGSVPVLRDGIVIGAVGASGGKGEDDEAICAAGAAAAGLATA; this is encoded by the coding sequence ATGAACCACCCCCTGACCCTGGCCGAGGCCAACGCAATCCTGCATGCCGCGCTGGCCGATGCGCGCAGCCGCAACATGCCGCCGGTGGCGGTGGTGGTGCTCGATGCGGCCGGCCATCCCGTCGCGCTGCAGCGCGAGGATGGCGCCAGCATGCTGCGTGCCGATATCGCGCTCGGCAAGGCCTGGGCGGCCGCCGGCATGGGTGCGGCCGGCAGCGTGCTGCACGGGCGCGCGCAGGGCAATCCCGCCTTCTTCAACGCGCTGGCGGCGACCGGCCAGGGCAAGTTCATTCCCCAGGCCGGCTCGGTGCCCGTGCTGCGTGACGGCATCGTCATCGGCGCCGTGGGCGCCAGCGGCGGCAAGGGCGAGGACGACGAGGCGATCTGCGCCGCCGGTGCCGCCGCCGCGGGACTGGCGACGGCATGA
- a CDS encoding amidohydrolase family protein yields MMRGARQSQGCTCGIDVHAHFIPHDFPHYLGSALPADWPSMAPAHACHRHVMISGKVYRTVSEKAWSPSRRIADMDEMGLSRQALSPMPELLSYWMAPAAAAQLLRYVNDQVAAAVELSGGRLVGMGAVPLQDMDLALAELEYLTGQLGFRAIEIGSNINGRPPGAPEFAPFFAACEEKGVAVFVHALKPAGTDRLIGPSNLLQALGYPSEVGLAAASVLTSNLIERHPGLRIAFSHGGGTLAMLLPRLEQARKVFPALADTMPTSPSEQARRLFYDTLVFDSPTLNVLLQRFGADALMIGTDYPFAFHDPRPVASIEAAVADPSTREKLVTGNAARFLALDIAPGITQDIAPDIAPSSNP; encoded by the coding sequence ATGATGCGCGGTGCTCGTCAGTCCCAGGGCTGCACCTGCGGCATCGACGTGCACGCGCACTTCATCCCGCACGACTTTCCGCACTACCTGGGCAGTGCGCTGCCGGCCGACTGGCCGTCGATGGCGCCGGCCCATGCCTGCCACCGCCACGTGATGATCTCGGGGAAGGTGTACCGCACCGTGTCGGAAAAAGCCTGGAGCCCGAGCCGCCGCATCGCCGACATGGACGAGATGGGTCTGTCGCGCCAGGCGCTGTCGCCGATGCCGGAACTGCTGTCCTACTGGATGGCGCCAGCCGCCGCGGCGCAGCTGCTGCGCTACGTGAACGACCAGGTCGCGGCCGCCGTCGAGCTGTCCGGCGGGCGCCTCGTCGGCATGGGCGCGGTGCCGCTGCAGGACATGGACCTGGCGCTGGCCGAACTGGAGTACCTCACCGGCCAGCTGGGCTTTCGCGCCATCGAAATCGGCAGCAACATCAACGGCCGCCCGCCCGGTGCGCCCGAGTTCGCGCCGTTCTTCGCCGCATGCGAAGAAAAGGGCGTGGCGGTGTTCGTCCATGCGCTGAAGCCTGCCGGCACCGACCGCCTGATCGGCCCGTCGAACCTGCTGCAGGCGCTGGGTTATCCCTCCGAGGTGGGGCTGGCGGCGGCTTCGGTGCTGACATCGAACCTGATCGAGCGCCACCCCGGCCTGCGCATCGCGTTCAGCCACGGCGGCGGCACGCTGGCGATGCTGCTGCCGCGGCTGGAGCAGGCCCGCAAGGTGTTCCCGGCCCTGGCCGACACCATGCCCACCAGCCCGTCCGAGCAGGCGCGCCGCCTGTTCTACGACACGCTGGTGTTCGATTCCCCCACGCTGAACGTGCTGCTGCAGCGCTTCGGCGCCGATGCGCTGATGATCGGCACCGATTATCCGTTCGCGTTCCACGATCCGCGGCCGGTGGCCAGCATCGAGGCTGCCGTGGCCGATCCGTCCACGCGCGAAAAACTTGTCACCGGCAACGCGGCGCGCTTTCTTGCGCTCGATATTGCACCCGGTATTACGCAAGATATTGCGCCCGATATCGCGCCCAGTTCGAATCCATAA
- a CDS encoding VOC family protein, with amino-acid sequence MSSSPAGQLRSIAIGVTDLDAAERFYTGTWHLETVARTADAAYLRGTGSFHHILSLHRGAQPDVRNLTFSVATAADLDTIAARTPAAGGALLSGPAPLDEPGGGNAVVIADPQGRILRFVHGDERHAVTDARRDAPVPDAPVRITHAVFNSADVAVAQRFFEEALGFRLSDRTRIMAFMRCNSDHHSIALADADANTLNHIAFVMPDLDAVMRGAGRMSDAGWPIEWGVGRHGPGNNVFAYFVGPDDFVIEYTADVQQVDDSYRVGAPADWTWPPGRFDQWGVSKPPSDRIKAAQKKIRFTDITA; translated from the coding sequence ATGTCTTCCTCACCAGCCGGCCAGTTGCGCAGCATCGCGATCGGCGTCACCGACCTCGACGCGGCGGAGCGGTTCTATACCGGCACCTGGCACCTTGAAACCGTGGCACGCACGGCCGATGCCGCCTACCTGCGCGGCACCGGCAGCTTCCACCACATCCTGTCGCTGCACCGCGGCGCGCAGCCGGACGTGCGCAACCTGACCTTCAGCGTGGCCACGGCGGCCGACCTGGACACGATCGCCGCCCGCACGCCGGCAGCGGGCGGCGCGCTGCTCTCCGGCCCGGCGCCGCTCGACGAGCCGGGCGGCGGCAATGCCGTCGTCATCGCCGATCCGCAAGGCCGCATCCTGCGCTTCGTGCACGGCGACGAACGCCATGCCGTGACGGATGCGCGGCGCGACGCTCCCGTGCCTGACGCACCCGTACGAATCACGCACGCCGTCTTCAACAGCGCCGACGTGGCCGTGGCGCAACGCTTCTTCGAGGAAGCGCTGGGCTTCCGCCTGTCCGACCGAACCCGAATCATGGCCTTCATGCGTTGCAATAGCGACCACCACAGCATCGCGCTGGCCGATGCCGATGCGAACACGCTGAACCACATCGCCTTCGTGATGCCGGACCTGGACGCGGTGATGCGCGGCGCCGGCCGCATGAGCGATGCCGGCTGGCCGATCGAGTGGGGCGTGGGCCGCCACGGCCCCGGCAACAACGTCTTCGCGTACTTCGTGGGGCCGGACGATTTCGTCATCGAATACACGGCCGACGTGCAGCAGGTCGACGACAGCTATCGGGTCGGCGCGCCGGCCGACTGGACCTGGCCGCCGGGCCGGTTCGACCAGTGGGGCGTGTCGAAGCCGCCGTCGGACCGCATCAAGGCGGCGCAGAAAAAAATCCGTTTTACCGATATCACCGCATAA